One Dehalococcoidia bacterium genomic window carries:
- a CDS encoding signal peptidase I produces MMALVGAVAAWLALAPAQVGGAVTYIIVAGASMEPHIHAGDLVLVRGAPLYHVGDVVAYQNREMGRVVLHRIIDLQGGRYVLKGDANSWVDSYRPTREDIMGRMWARVPRLGRALEWLRKPEHAAVAAGGLPGALGAVGMGVARRRRRAQGGPPVMPLTVGGWLVATLAAVTAAFGGLAAVAFTRDETRLVQESIPVRHVGRFSYQAAVPSGVVYDGPQAATGEPIFLSLAQRVQAGFAYRLDASVPHQTEGRARLLAVVGDPSPGGWRRTLELAPWQEFQGDEATVSGVLDLGQVRELLAQVEKATGLNLTSYRLSLVPQVEVRVQAAGSQTEQTFSPPLHFRLDRVQLAMEGPSSPLGQEEDPTRPVQEGALKVSREEEATMSGLGVRAPVRAVRLASVVGGGVSLLGLGATAGLMAFGLVGGEERRMRALYGHLILPAAAVQVPPGPLVWVKDMDALARLAHARATFVLHDEGQDRYLVLGEGVTYAYRPAGPPPQETAPAEGGRPSQVQELSALREEIGALRQELMALAQDLTGLRLEGERHTPGEPQRGQQPQRPRSLWQRMWGG; encoded by the coding sequence CTACCACGTGGGGGACGTGGTGGCCTACCAGAACCGGGAGATGGGGCGAGTGGTGCTCCACCGCATCATCGATCTCCAGGGCGGCCGCTACGTCCTCAAGGGCGATGCCAATAGCTGGGTGGACAGCTATCGCCCTACCAGGGAAGACATCATGGGGCGCATGTGGGCGCGCGTTCCCCGATTGGGGCGGGCCCTGGAGTGGCTGCGAAAGCCTGAGCACGCCGCCGTGGCCGCCGGGGGCCTGCCGGGGGCCCTGGGGGCCGTGGGCATGGGCGTGGCCCGACGGCGCCGTCGGGCCCAAGGGGGGCCGCCGGTGATGCCCCTGACGGTGGGAGGGTGGCTTGTGGCCACCCTGGCAGCCGTGACGGCGGCCTTCGGCGGCCTGGCCGCCGTGGCCTTCACCAGGGACGAGACGCGCCTGGTGCAGGAGTCCATCCCCGTGCGCCATGTGGGGCGCTTCAGCTACCAGGCGGCCGTGCCTTCAGGCGTTGTCTACGATGGCCCTCAGGCGGCCACGGGCGAGCCCATCTTCCTCTCCCTGGCGCAGCGGGTCCAGGCCGGATTCGCCTACAGGCTGGATGCCTCCGTGCCCCACCAGACGGAGGGGCGGGCCCGCCTCCTGGCGGTGGTGGGCGACCCAAGCCCTGGAGGATGGCGTCGCACCCTGGAGCTGGCCCCCTGGCAGGAGTTCCAGGGGGACGAGGCCACCGTCTCGGGCGTCCTGGACCTGGGGCAGGTGAGGGAGCTTCTGGCCCAGGTGGAGAAGGCCACGGGCCTGAACCTCACGTCCTATCGCCTCTCCCTGGTGCCCCAGGTGGAGGTGCGGGTGCAGGCCGCCGGCAGCCAGACGGAGCAGACCTTCTCCCCGCCCCTGCACTTCCGGCTCGACCGTGTGCAGCTGGCTATGGAGGGGCCCAGCTCGCCCCTGGGGCAGGAGGAGGACCCCACCCGTCCCGTGCAGGAGGGGGCCCTGAAGGTCTCACGGGAGGAGGAGGCCACCATGTCAGGTCTCGGGGTGCGGGCGCCCGTGCGAGCGGTGCGGCTGGCCTCGGTGGTGGGAGGTGGGGTGAGCCTGTTGGGGCTTGGGGCCACGGCTGGCCTCATGGCCTTCGGTCTTGTGGGCGGTGAGGAGAGGCGCATGAGGGCCTTATATGGCCATCTCATCCTCCCGGCTGCAGCCGTCCAGGTCCCCCCGGGGCCCCTGGTGTGGGTGAAGGACATGGACGCCCTGGCCCGCCTGGCCCACGCCAGGGCCACCTTCGTCCTCCACGATGAGGGGCAGGACCGCTACCTGGTCCTGGGAGAGGGGGTCACCTATGCCTATCGTCCCGCAGGGCCGCCTCCGCAGGAGACGGCCCCGGCGGAGGGGGGCCGCCCCAGCCAGGTGCAGGAGCTCTCCGCCCTCAGGGAGGAGATCGGGGCCCTCAGGCAGGAGCTCATGGCCCTGGCGCAGGACTTGACGGGCCTCAGGCTGGAAGGGGAGAGGCACACGCCAGGAGAGCCCCAGAGGGGCCAGCAGCCACAGCGGCCTCGCTCCCTCTGGCAAAGGATGTGGGGAGGCTGA